One window of Verrucomicrobiia bacterium genomic DNA carries:
- a CDS encoding fused MFS/spermidine synthase encodes MPILILLLFFCSGATALVYEVVWSKYLALIFGSTIYAQTVVLAVFMGGLALGNRIFGRRADLLKQPLGAYGYVEMGIGVYAFFFDFLHKLADKVFVGVGAGMLEQEFLLLVWKGVVATGLLIIPTVLMGGTLPLVAAWLQRNETDASRVSARFYSINSLGAVTGSLVAGFFLVQALGMVATLQAAALVNLVVGGAAVVLSRRGKAEAVAETKQTEAVPSTPLDESTAKQLKLAIGLVMLTGGVSMGLEVLAARSLVLVFGASLQSFALVLVAFILGIGFGAGMIASPKRQWVRRELTTIILLLGAALWIGMFIWNAEAMVNVYRELRTAVARTATGYQLQLLLNVMIAIVVLGVPAAMLGAVLPLWIRSVKGGMSGLAEHVGRLLTWNTVGAVVGVLVTGFVLMPVFGVRAAFCLLAIALSVGGAVVASKHRLQGAFMGSCAVGGFLLFTLVTGGESWRHVMSSGVFRLRETEVDYEYLPRRKEEVKIVFYKDAPDATVSVERVKREGEDRISLRINGKTDASSHVDLSTQLLLGHLGLFARPEAESMFIFGLGSGISAGAALAHPLKEIVVAENCKPVVESAAFFEKWNRGVMKDQRVKVVFEDARTVLKLGKRSYDVIVCEPSNPWLAGVGSVFSREFYELAASQLKENGVVVQWFHVYEMHDGVVDLVTKTFSSVFPYMEIWDPGQGDFIMIGSTKPWTMSLSQVSKVMERPLVREDFARIGLAKPEHVFLRQMASGRTAFAIPDGTAIQSDAFPVLEYEAPRAFFLGHRAEKFLQFDERTWQSSLATAEKQRILRELTAADLKGIFQDDYSVNPVLTSYLKRRIAGADNAALVPVFAEHSPIPFILQTYEGYGGLPNLPADATQEHKIMLAAEAQILTSPEKWRENVEIIEKTINELGAKPTREGLRWKPDHFLCLAVKTALANRDFLRAQQLLELEKYVEETREMRYLKRIVAVAAPGKSATAVPLLLVNPQQGK; translated from the coding sequence ATGCCAATTTTAATCCTGCTGCTGTTCTTTTGCTCGGGCGCCACGGCGCTGGTGTATGAGGTGGTGTGGTCGAAGTATTTGGCGCTGATCTTCGGGAGCACGATCTATGCGCAGACGGTGGTGCTGGCGGTGTTCATGGGCGGGTTGGCGCTGGGGAACAGGATATTCGGTCGCCGGGCGGATCTGCTGAAGCAGCCGTTGGGAGCGTATGGGTATGTGGAGATGGGGATAGGTGTGTATGCGTTTTTCTTCGATTTTCTGCATAAGCTGGCGGACAAGGTGTTTGTGGGTGTGGGTGCGGGGATGCTGGAGCAGGAATTCCTGCTGCTGGTGTGGAAGGGAGTGGTGGCGACGGGGCTGTTGATCATCCCGACGGTGCTGATGGGGGGTACGTTGCCGCTGGTGGCGGCGTGGTTGCAGAGGAATGAGACGGATGCGAGCCGTGTGTCGGCGAGGTTTTACTCGATCAACAGCCTGGGAGCGGTGACGGGGTCGCTGGTGGCAGGTTTCTTTCTGGTGCAGGCGTTGGGGATGGTGGCGACGCTGCAGGCGGCGGCACTGGTGAACCTGGTGGTGGGTGGAGCAGCGGTGGTTCTATCGCGTCGGGGGAAAGCGGAAGCGGTCGCGGAGACGAAGCAGACAGAAGCTGTCCCAAGCACACCGCTGGATGAGTCGACGGCGAAGCAGTTGAAACTGGCGATCGGGCTGGTGATGTTGACCGGGGGAGTGTCGATGGGTTTGGAGGTGTTGGCAGCGAGGTCATTGGTGCTGGTGTTTGGGGCGTCGTTGCAATCGTTTGCGCTGGTGCTGGTGGCGTTCATCTTGGGGATAGGATTTGGAGCGGGTATGATCGCGTCGCCGAAGCGGCAGTGGGTGAGGCGTGAGTTGACGACGATCATCTTGCTGTTGGGAGCGGCGCTGTGGATCGGGATGTTCATCTGGAACGCGGAGGCGATGGTGAACGTGTATCGGGAGTTGCGGACGGCGGTGGCGAGGACGGCGACAGGGTATCAGCTGCAACTGCTGTTGAATGTGATGATAGCGATCGTGGTGCTGGGAGTTCCGGCGGCGATGTTGGGAGCGGTGCTGCCGTTGTGGATCCGGTCGGTGAAGGGGGGGATGAGCGGGCTGGCGGAGCATGTGGGGAGGTTGCTGACATGGAACACGGTGGGGGCGGTGGTGGGGGTGTTGGTGACGGGTTTTGTGCTGATGCCGGTGTTTGGGGTGAGGGCGGCGTTCTGCCTGTTGGCGATCGCCCTAAGCGTGGGGGGGGCGGTGGTAGCATCGAAGCACCGGTTGCAGGGGGCGTTCATGGGTTCGTGCGCGGTGGGAGGGTTCCTGCTGTTCACGTTGGTGACGGGCGGTGAGTCCTGGCGGCATGTCATGAGCTCGGGCGTGTTCAGGTTGCGTGAGACTGAGGTGGACTACGAGTACCTGCCAAGAAGGAAGGAGGAGGTGAAAATCGTTTTTTACAAAGATGCTCCAGACGCAACCGTCTCCGTGGAAAGGGTAAAGCGCGAGGGTGAGGACCGGATATCCCTGCGCATCAATGGCAAAACGGACGCTTCCAGTCATGTGGATCTTTCCACGCAGTTGCTGCTCGGACATCTGGGCCTTTTCGCACGGCCGGAAGCAGAGAGCATGTTCATTTTTGGCCTGGGCAGCGGTATCTCGGCGGGAGCAGCACTGGCTCATCCTTTGAAGGAGATCGTGGTGGCGGAGAACTGCAAACCGGTCGTGGAATCCGCAGCATTTTTCGAGAAATGGAATCGTGGGGTGATGAAGGATCAAAGGGTGAAGGTGGTCTTTGAGGATGCGCGCACAGTGCTAAAGCTGGGGAAGAGGAGTTACGATGTGATCGTGTGTGAACCATCGAATCCATGGCTTGCCGGTGTGGGCAGTGTGTTCAGCCGGGAGTTCTACGAATTGGCGGCCAGTCAATTGAAGGAAAATGGCGTAGTGGTGCAGTGGTTCCACGTGTATGAGATGCATGATGGCGTGGTGGATCTGGTGACGAAGACGTTTTCTTCCGTATTCCCTTATATGGAGATATGGGATCCGGGACAGGGTGATTTCATCATGATCGGCTCCACCAAGCCGTGGACGATGTCTCTATCGCAAGTAAGCAAGGTGATGGAACGACCGCTGGTGCGGGAGGATTTCGCGAGGATCGGGCTTGCGAAGCCGGAGCATGTTTTCTTGCGCCAGATGGCTTCCGGTCGGACTGCGTTTGCCATCCCCGATGGGACGGCGATCCAGTCTGACGCGTTTCCAGTGCTGGAGTACGAGGCGCCAAGAGCTTTTTTCCTGGGACATCGGGCGGAGAAGTTTTTGCAGTTCGATGAACGGACCTGGCAAAGCTCGCTCGCAACTGCGGAAAAACAACGGATTTTAAGAGAGCTGACGGCGGCTGATCTTAAAGGGATATTCCAGGATGATTATTCGGTAAACCCGGTGCTTACGAGTTACTTGAAGCGGCGGATCGCAGGGGCGGATAACGCAGCTCTGGTGCCGGTATTTGCTGAACACAGTCCGATACCGTTCATACTACAAACGTATGAAGGCTACGGAGGTCTGCCGAATCTTCCAGCAGATGCGACGCAAGAGCACAAGATAATGCTAGCAGCTGAAGCTCAAATACTGACAAGTCCGGAAAAATGGCGGGAGAATGTGGAGATCATTGAGAAGACGATCAATGAATTGGGAGCCAAGCCGACCCGGGAAGGCTTGCGTTGGAAACCGGATCATTTCCTCTGTCTGGCAGTGAAGACTGCGCTGGCGAACCGCGATTTCCTCCGGGCGCAGCAGTTACTGGAACTGGAGAAGTATGTGGAGGAAACGCGGGAGATGCGCTATCTGAAACGCATCGTGGCAGTGGCGGCTCCGGGAAAATCTGCAACAGCAGTGCCACTGCTGCTTGTGAATCCGCAACAAGGGAAGTAG
- the lgt gene encoding prolipoprotein diacylglyceryl transferase has product MDQILFQAGRFTVTWYGALMALGFIAALWTASRRAVLVGVSPEKVADVGPWLIIGTIIGARLVYVVSYPQSFEGKPFWHVFAVWQGGLVFYGGLFGASAACVLFCRLNKIPLWKFADVLAPSVALGHAIGRLGCLMNGCCYGKACDLPWAIKFPVGHETHPVGEAAIPIHPTQIYESLLNFALYLALAWWFRKQRKFDGQVFAIYLLGYAVVRSTVEMFRGDYPQSYYAAGWMTPAHKVSIVILLAGILLYAWQKTNGMTAREIVVTADKK; this is encoded by the coding sequence GTGGACCAGATATTGTTTCAAGCGGGAAGATTTACGGTGACATGGTACGGGGCGCTGATGGCGCTGGGGTTTATCGCGGCCTTATGGACGGCGAGCAGACGGGCAGTGCTCGTGGGTGTGTCTCCGGAGAAGGTGGCAGATGTGGGACCGTGGCTGATCATCGGAACGATCATCGGTGCACGGCTGGTTTATGTGGTCTCGTATCCGCAGAGTTTCGAGGGAAAGCCTTTCTGGCATGTGTTCGCGGTATGGCAGGGCGGATTGGTGTTCTATGGAGGATTGTTCGGGGCTTCAGCGGCGTGTGTGCTGTTCTGCCGGTTGAACAAGATTCCGTTGTGGAAGTTCGCCGATGTGCTGGCGCCGAGTGTGGCGTTGGGGCATGCAATCGGACGACTGGGATGTTTGATGAACGGATGTTGCTATGGGAAGGCGTGCGACCTGCCGTGGGCGATCAAATTCCCAGTAGGTCATGAAACGCATCCGGTGGGTGAAGCGGCCATTCCCATCCATCCAACTCAGATTTATGAATCCTTATTGAACTTCGCTTTATATCTGGCGCTGGCGTGGTGGTTCCGGAAGCAACGGAAGTTCGATGGACAGGTGTTTGCCATTTATTTGCTGGGGTATGCGGTGGTGCGTTCCACGGTGGAGATGTTCCGTGGGGATTATCCACAGAGCTATTATGCGGCAGGCTGGATGACACCGGCGCACAAGGTAAGCATAGTGATTCTGCTCGCAGGCATCCTCCTGTATGCCTGGCAAAAGACGAACGGGATGACGGCCAGGGAAATCGTGGTGACAGCAGATAAAAAGTAG
- a CDS encoding RluA family pseudouridine synthase: MADRTESIVVEKSLPKERLDVFLREQFPMVSRGYLQKLIEEGDIKVDGSKVKTTHAPKAGEKIDIRWPEARTMETKPEDIPLEVLFEDADLIVLNKPPGLVVHPSNGHEEHTLVNALLHHCAGQLSGIGGVARPGIVHRLDKDTSGCLVVAKNDVTHIGLQDQFKNRSLDKIYHALVCSVIPRDGGEIRAAIARHPTHRKRMAALDDGDGRESWTSYRVLERMKAATLVENTLHTGRTHQIRVHMQYLGHPVIGDELYGKRQNAKLKELTGYAAPRQMLHASKLEFTHPKTKKLVKCEAPWPEDFQQALAVLRKIQK, from the coding sequence ATGGCGGACCGGACCGAGAGCATAGTAGTGGAGAAATCCCTGCCGAAGGAGCGGCTGGATGTATTCTTGCGCGAACAGTTCCCGATGGTTTCACGAGGATATTTGCAGAAACTCATCGAGGAAGGAGACATCAAAGTGGATGGCTCGAAAGTGAAAACGACGCATGCCCCAAAAGCAGGGGAGAAGATCGATATCCGCTGGCCTGAAGCGCGCACGATGGAGACGAAACCGGAGGATATCCCGCTGGAAGTGTTGTTCGAGGATGCAGATCTGATCGTGTTGAACAAACCGCCGGGGTTGGTGGTGCATCCATCGAATGGTCATGAGGAGCACACGCTGGTGAATGCACTGCTGCATCATTGCGCGGGACAGTTGAGCGGCATCGGCGGCGTGGCGAGGCCGGGTATCGTACACCGGTTGGATAAGGATACGAGCGGTTGCCTTGTGGTGGCGAAGAATGATGTGACGCACATCGGCCTGCAGGATCAGTTCAAGAACCGTTCGCTCGACAAGATTTACCACGCGCTGGTGTGCAGTGTGATCCCGCGGGATGGTGGCGAGATACGCGCGGCGATCGCAAGGCACCCGACACATCGCAAGCGCATGGCCGCTCTCGATGACGGCGATGGGCGGGAGTCATGGACTTCATATCGCGTGCTGGAACGCATGAAGGCAGCCACTCTAGTGGAGAATACGTTACATACGGGGAGGACGCACCAGATCCGCGTGCACATGCAGTATCTGGGACATCCGGTGATTGGGGACGAGCTGTATGGCAAGCGACAGAATGCCAAACTGAAGGAATTGACGGGCTACGCGGCTCCGCGCCAGATGTTGCACGCGAGCAAACTGGAGTTCACCCATCCGAAAACGAAGAAATTGGTGAAGTGTGAAGCGCCGTGGCCGGAGGATTTTCAGCAGGCGCTCGCGGTATTGCGGAAGATCCAGAAGTGA
- a CDS encoding VWA domain-containing protein, translated as MSNTHTRWRLVLGRFAQNQLSEPLSARDARMEAALDYLYSREYKGRGVRDRQQAGSLDPSQLTVPGWLGEVRELFPREVVEVIEKHALDRYGMKELLTDPQTLEKLEPNMDLLKTLLTFRGHLQGEVLETARRIIRQVIEEIKRKLEPDVRRALAGRMNRWRHSPQKAAQNFDWRDTIKRNLKHYDAKRGQIVLQDPRFFARNTRQLPWQVILCVDQSGSMADSVIHSAVMAGILAGLPLVRVRLVVFDTQVVDLSDHVDDPVEVLMSVQLGGGTNIGQALQYCESLVENPHRTVLALVSDFCEGAAPAVMLGTCRRLRESGVKLMGLASLDQGAAPIYDHHMAERLAETGMEIAALTPKHFAAWLAKVINSR; from the coding sequence ATGAGCAACACACATACACGGTGGCGTCTCGTCCTCGGCCGGTTCGCGCAGAACCAGCTATCGGAGCCGCTCTCCGCCCGTGATGCGCGCATGGAGGCGGCGTTGGATTACCTGTATTCACGCGAATACAAAGGACGCGGCGTGCGTGACCGGCAGCAGGCCGGCTCGCTGGATCCTTCCCAGCTCACGGTCCCCGGATGGCTTGGCGAGGTGCGCGAGCTGTTCCCGCGCGAGGTAGTGGAGGTGATCGAGAAACATGCGCTCGACCGTTACGGGATGAAGGAGCTCCTGACCGATCCGCAGACGCTGGAGAAGCTCGAGCCGAACATGGACTTGCTGAAGACGCTCCTGACCTTCCGCGGCCACCTGCAGGGCGAGGTACTCGAAACGGCGCGCCGGATCATCCGCCAGGTGATCGAAGAGATCAAACGCAAGCTCGAGCCCGACGTACGCCGCGCCCTCGCCGGACGCATGAACCGCTGGCGGCACAGCCCGCAGAAAGCGGCGCAAAACTTCGACTGGCGCGACACGATCAAGCGCAACCTCAAGCACTATGACGCGAAACGCGGCCAGATCGTGCTACAAGACCCGCGCTTCTTCGCGCGCAACACCCGTCAGTTGCCCTGGCAGGTGATCCTCTGTGTGGACCAGAGCGGCAGCATGGCGGACTCCGTGATCCACAGCGCGGTGATGGCGGGCATCCTGGCCGGTCTGCCGCTCGTCCGTGTGCGGCTTGTGGTCTTCGACACGCAGGTGGTGGACCTGAGCGATCATGTGGACGACCCGGTGGAAGTCCTGATGAGTGTGCAACTGGGCGGCGGAACGAATATCGGCCAGGCGCTTCAATACTGTGAGTCGCTGGTAGAAAATCCGCATCGCACCGTGCTCGCCTTGGTGAGCGATTTCTGCGAAGGCGCCGCCCCCGCCGTGATGCTGGGCACCTGCCGCCGCCTGCGCGAGAGCGGCGTCAAGCTGATGGGTCTCGCCTCACTCGACCAGGGTGCCGCGCCGATCTATGACCATCACATGGCCGAGCGGCTGGCGGAAACCGGCATGGAGATCGCCGCGCTCACGCCCAAACATTTCGCCGCGTGGCTGGCCAAGGTCATCAATTCGCGATGA
- a CDS encoding DUF5682 family protein, translated as MVAGLTAEPVAALLPGLITERVTYFPIRHHSPACAHHLERLIRERRPDAILVEGPASFTPLIPLILHPKTKAPFAVYTSFVEEPEETPGTSPLARLTGPPRHAAYYPFCDYSPELVALRTGAQTGASLRFIDLDYPGQVRAEKSTAEKQGAPRVESLQEERHFKRSRYLQALARRAGCRDHNDLWDHLFETRMEGELDLDKFIHDVAAWCYYARADASPPELEADGTTAREAAMAAAIQEELEQGHRVLVVTGGFHTVALPALVETTRTQKTPPPKFPESVVCLIRYSFEQLDALNGYAAGMPAPYYYDQIWQAATRAKSKGAYTDVAARFLVELGQLTRQKKLAIALSPADEIAALEQSSRLAALRAHPGPTREDLLDGIRSCFVKGAMDAEGAVVLGLARHALGGTRIGEVPAEAGSPPIVGDFHATALKLRLNIRETVRRKTSLDLYRKVSHRQTSRFLHSLAFLNVPFGTLTAGPDFVNGSGLERLFEHWNYQWSPQTESHLIEAGIFGATVEEAATNRLALAIAELEKNGQGRCAAEAVKMLIHACRMGLHRHTERLLGLVRTQIDGDPALGSLVGALNQLILLWESREPLEAHRLTEVPSLIQTAYQRACYLLHNLAVTPAEAAEETLSQVLALRDLLHSRVAEHLGLDAGLCYAPLRKTFLQPTCPPLLSGGMAGVLHGEGHLPEDGLMRLLAGSLNAASSQPGEQTAFLTGLLRACRELAWRQRELIVAVEKLLSAWSEEEFVQRIPHLRMAFAELTPAETDRVAGVVAEVTGGERIDTRHTSNETEADLLMAVRVNALVQKTLADDGLSGWLAETPEVPS; from the coding sequence ATGGTTGCGGGGCTGACCGCCGAGCCGGTCGCGGCACTGCTGCCGGGCTTGATCACGGAACGGGTGACGTATTTCCCGATCCGTCATCATAGTCCCGCGTGCGCGCATCACCTGGAGCGGCTCATCCGTGAGCGACGGCCGGATGCGATACTCGTCGAAGGCCCAGCCAGTTTCACCCCGTTGATCCCGCTCATCTTGCATCCCAAGACGAAGGCGCCTTTTGCGGTGTACACCAGCTTTGTGGAAGAACCGGAGGAGACGCCCGGCACCTCGCCCCTGGCACGACTGACCGGCCCGCCGCGTCATGCCGCCTACTATCCTTTCTGCGATTACTCGCCGGAACTGGTGGCGTTGCGCACCGGGGCACAGACTGGCGCGTCCTTGCGTTTCATCGATCTCGATTATCCGGGCCAGGTGCGGGCAGAGAAATCTACTGCGGAAAAGCAAGGGGCGCCGCGCGTGGAGTCGCTTCAGGAGGAACGGCACTTCAAGCGAAGCCGTTACCTGCAAGCTCTCGCCCGCCGCGCGGGGTGTCGCGATCACAACGATCTCTGGGATCACCTCTTCGAAACACGCATGGAAGGCGAGCTGGACCTGGACAAATTCATCCATGACGTCGCCGCATGGTGCTACTACGCGCGCGCGGATGCGTCGCCGCCCGAACTCGAGGCCGATGGCACGACCGCACGGGAAGCGGCCATGGCCGCGGCCATCCAGGAGGAACTGGAACAGGGACACCGTGTGCTCGTGGTGACCGGCGGCTTTCACACCGTCGCCCTGCCCGCACTGGTCGAAACCACGCGCACGCAGAAAACGCCCCCGCCCAAGTTTCCCGAAAGCGTCGTCTGCCTGATCCGTTACAGCTTCGAGCAGCTCGACGCGTTGAACGGCTATGCCGCTGGCATGCCTGCGCCTTACTATTACGACCAGATATGGCAGGCGGCGACCCGCGCCAAATCCAAGGGCGCCTACACCGATGTGGCTGCGAGATTTCTGGTGGAGCTGGGCCAGTTGACGCGGCAGAAGAAACTGGCGATCGCGCTGTCACCGGCGGACGAGATCGCAGCCTTGGAGCAATCATCGCGGCTCGCGGCATTGCGGGCGCATCCCGGTCCCACGCGCGAAGACCTGCTGGACGGCATCCGGAGCTGCTTCGTGAAAGGGGCGATGGATGCCGAGGGCGCAGTAGTGCTCGGCCTCGCGCGGCATGCGCTGGGCGGAACGAGGATCGGTGAAGTCCCGGCTGAAGCGGGCTCTCCGCCCATCGTCGGGGATTTTCATGCCACCGCGCTCAAGCTGCGGCTGAACATCCGCGAGACCGTGCGGCGCAAGACATCTTTGGACCTGTACCGGAAAGTGTCCCATCGTCAGACGAGCCGTTTCCTGCACAGTCTCGCATTTCTCAACGTGCCCTTTGGCACGCTCACAGCGGGGCCTGATTTCGTGAATGGCAGCGGGCTCGAACGGCTCTTCGAACACTGGAACTATCAGTGGTCGCCGCAAACGGAGAGCCATCTGATCGAGGCGGGCATCTTCGGAGCCACCGTCGAGGAAGCCGCCACGAACCGGCTCGCCCTCGCGATCGCTGAACTGGAGAAGAATGGTCAGGGCCGTTGCGCAGCCGAGGCGGTGAAGATGCTGATCCACGCGTGTCGCATGGGCCTGCACCGGCACACCGAACGCTTGCTCGGCCTGGTGCGAACGCAGATCGATGGCGACCCGGCGCTGGGTTCGCTCGTGGGTGCCTTAAACCAGCTCATACTGCTCTGGGAATCCCGCGAACCGCTGGAGGCGCATCGGCTGACGGAAGTGCCCTCACTGATCCAGACCGCCTATCAGCGCGCGTGTTATCTGCTGCACAATCTGGCAGTCACTCCGGCCGAGGCAGCCGAAGAGACGTTGAGCCAGGTGCTGGCCTTGCGCGATCTTTTGCATTCCAGGGTGGCAGAGCATCTGGGACTGGATGCCGGGCTCTGCTACGCACCATTGCGAAAAACGTTTCTCCAGCCTACGTGCCCGCCCCTCCTCAGTGGCGGGATGGCGGGTGTGTTGCATGGTGAAGGGCATCTGCCGGAGGATGGATTGATGCGGCTCCTCGCCGGCTCGCTTAACGCGGCCTCAAGCCAGCCAGGCGAACAGACGGCCTTCCTCACCGGCCTGTTGCGCGCCTGCCGCGAGCTCGCATGGCGCCAGCGTGAATTGATCGTGGCAGTGGAAAAACTTTTGTCGGCCTGGAGCGAGGAGGAGTTCGTCCAGCGCATCCCGCATCTGCGGATGGCCTTCGCCGAGCTGACGCCGGCAGAGACTGACCGCGTGGCGGGCGTGGTCGCGGAGGTCACCGGTGGTGAGCGAATCGATACCCGTCACACCTCAAACGAAACAGAGGCTGACCTCCTTATGGCCGTGCGCGTCAATGCGCTGGTGCAAAAGACCCTCGCTGACGACGGTCTCAGCGGATGGCTGGCGGAAACCCCGGAGGTGCCTTCATGA